The Acidobacteriota bacterium genome has a segment encoding these proteins:
- the rmuC gene encoding DNA recombination protein RmuC, whose amino-acid sequence MTGWIVAIVLLVLALPVAWWLGRGKQTASATGGEDRWGTVDNLLQNIQRVIGDQTKAIAALEERTKFIYTKAEAHSGELHKISSFSEQDIKAQEKVQKQIGETQTLIVKMKADYEARLQEEQRIAEAVGKLEAKLLGSQSKGEAGENLVADILGALPTDMVRTNLVIKNKPVEFAIKLPNGKFVPLDSKMNENFDKAVRDVQQYIDTNVTESYAILALPDSRHVETRRSHYEASRQGVFVVSYSMLLPYLLTLMQMQRRFQTRLDLDRLHQSVERFAVLTEGLSERLEGHMARGLTMIQNAHQECQQSVGQLRALLLQMKAMDEMAVSDGDSGGETTPALFPSSD is encoded by the coding sequence ATGACCGGGTGGATCGTCGCGATTGTTCTCCTTGTTCTCGCGCTTCCCGTTGCCTGGTGGCTGGGACGGGGCAAACAAACCGCGTCGGCGACGGGCGGGGAAGATCGTTGGGGAACCGTCGACAACCTGCTTCAGAACATTCAGCGTGTAATCGGGGACCAGACGAAAGCGATCGCCGCGTTGGAGGAGCGGACGAAATTTATCTATACAAAGGCAGAGGCGCATTCGGGAGAGCTTCACAAGATCTCCTCTTTTTCGGAGCAAGATATTAAGGCGCAGGAGAAAGTCCAGAAGCAGATAGGAGAAACCCAGACGCTCATCGTCAAGATGAAGGCCGATTATGAGGCGCGCCTTCAGGAGGAACAGCGCATCGCCGAAGCCGTCGGAAAACTCGAGGCCAAGCTTCTTGGAAGTCAGAGCAAGGGAGAAGCGGGGGAGAACCTCGTGGCGGACATTCTGGGTGCGCTTCCCACCGATATGGTGCGCACCAATCTCGTGATCAAGAACAAGCCCGTCGAGTTTGCCATTAAACTTCCCAACGGAAAGTTCGTGCCTCTTGATTCCAAGATGAATGAGAATTTTGATAAAGCGGTCCGGGACGTGCAGCAATACATCGACACGAACGTGACGGAAAGCTACGCGATATTGGCCCTTCCCGACAGCCGCCATGTCGAGACACGTCGCTCCCACTACGAGGCGTCGCGCCAAGGGGTGTTCGTGGTTTCCTACAGCATGCTGCTTCCCTATCTTCTGACTCTTATGCAGATGCAGCGGCGGTTTCAGACCCGCCTCGACCTCGATCGCCTCCACCAGTCCGTCGAACGCTTCGCCGTGCTCACGGAAGGACTGAGCGAACGGCTCGAGGGGCACATGGCGCGCGGCCTCACTATGATCCAGAACGCCCACCAGGAGTGCCAGCAATCCGTGGGCCAGCTGCGCGCCCTGTTGCTTCAGATGAAGGCCATGGACGAGATGGCGGTGAGTGACGGCGATTCGGGCGGAGAGACTACCCCCGCCCTATTTCCTTCTTCGGATTAA
- the guaA gene encoding glutamine-hydrolyzing GMP synthase: MQESLLVLDFGSQYTQLIARRVRELNVYSEILPFSVPVDEIKRLAPKGLILSGGPQSVYDRGAPQGDPGILELGIPVLGICYGMHWMCRALGGKVAASAKREYGHAEISPQHESIFFRGLSEKGKVWMSHGDRVEALPEGFQSIAASDNSPFAAVEHPDKKMVCIQFHPEVSHTPQGKPMLRNFLYEICGFRGGWTSARFIEEAVEAIRKKVGGGAVVCGLSGGVDSSVAATLIHRAVGDQLQCIFVDTGLLRLDEGDVVMETFAEKLRLKVHRVDAGERFFAALSGVEDPEEKRRIIGGLFIEIFAEEARKFKDAKFLAQGTLYPDVIESTSVKGPSAVIKTHHNVGGLPEVLPFELVEPLRFLFKDEVRRAGLELGLSEEIIWRHPFPGPGLAVRILGEVTPEHVAVLQRADDIFISELRAEGHYRGTAQAFAVLLPVRSVGVMGDGRSYENVVALRAVTTEDFMTADWARLPDALLNRVATRIVNEVKGVNRVAYDVTTKPPATIEWE; encoded by the coding sequence ATGCAAGAAAGTCTCCTCGTTCTCGACTTCGGCTCCCAGTACACGCAGCTCATCGCGCGGCGCGTCCGGGAGCTGAACGTCTATTCCGAAATTCTTCCCTTTTCCGTCCCGGTGGACGAGATCAAGCGCCTTGCTCCGAAGGGGCTGATTCTCTCGGGCGGTCCCCAGAGCGTCTACGACAGGGGCGCTCCCCAGGGCGACCCTGGAATTCTGGAGCTCGGCATTCCCGTACTCGGCATCTGCTATGGGATGCATTGGATGTGCCGGGCGCTCGGGGGGAAGGTCGCGGCGTCCGCAAAGCGCGAGTACGGCCACGCGGAGATTTCTCCGCAGCACGAGAGCATTTTCTTCCGGGGTCTTTCGGAGAAAGGAAAAGTCTGGATGAGCCACGGTGACCGCGTCGAGGCGCTACCCGAGGGGTTTCAAAGCATCGCCGCGTCGGACAACTCCCCCTTCGCGGCCGTCGAGCATCCGGATAAAAAGATGGTCTGCATCCAGTTCCACCCCGAGGTCTCGCACACGCCGCAAGGAAAGCCGATGCTCCGGAATTTCCTTTATGAAATTTGCGGATTCCGGGGCGGCTGGACGAGCGCGCGGTTCATCGAGGAGGCGGTCGAGGCGATCCGGAAAAAAGTCGGCGGCGGCGCCGTGGTGTGCGGCCTCTCGGGCGGCGTCGACTCGTCCGTCGCGGCGACGCTCATCCACCGGGCCGTGGGCGACCAGCTGCAGTGCATCTTCGTGGACACGGGCCTTCTGCGCCTCGACGAGGGCGACGTCGTCATGGAGACTTTCGCGGAAAAGCTGCGCTTGAAGGTGCACCGCGTGGACGCGGGCGAGCGCTTCTTCGCCGCCCTGAGCGGCGTCGAGGACCCGGAGGAAAAACGCCGGATCATCGGCGGCCTCTTCATCGAGATATTCGCGGAGGAGGCCAGGAAATTCAAGGACGCGAAATTCCTGGCGCAGGGAACGCTCTATCCCGACGTCATCGAGAGCACGTCGGTGAAGGGGCCCTCGGCGGTCATCAAGACGCACCACAACGTGGGCGGCCTCCCCGAGGTGCTTCCGTTCGAGCTCGTCGAGCCGCTCCGGTTCCTCTTCAAGGACGAGGTGCGGCGCGCGGGGCTCGAGCTCGGCCTTTCGGAAGAAATTATCTGGCGCCATCCCTTTCCCGGCCCCGGGCTCGCCGTGCGCATCCTGGGCGAGGTGACGCCGGAGCACGTCGCCGTGCTTCAGCGGGCCGACGACATTTTCATCTCGGAGCTCCGCGCCGAGGGGCACTACCGCGGCACGGCGCAGGCCTTCGCCGTGCTGCTTCCCGTCAGGAGCGTGGGCGTGATGGGCGACGGGCGCAGCTACGAGAACGTCGTGGCGCTCCGGGCCGTCACCACCGAGGACTTCATGACGGCCGACTGGGCGCGCCTGCCCGACGCGCTCTTGAACCGCGTCGCCACGCGCATCGTGAACGAGGTGAAGGGAGTCAACCGCGTCGCCTACGACGTGACGACGAAGCCGCCCGCTACGATCGAGTGGGAGTGA
- a CDS encoding NADH-quinone oxidoreductase subunit C, whose translation MKDSSVKAVTPPDRWDVSLLKERFADKAQVYASPQGDVFAEVAREHVFEVAKALHAEGYDYCAEVTAVDYLKHKSYRPEEGTPRFTVVYVLYSTVKNTQIILRVPVPEDDCKALSLAPIWKGADWFEREVYDTMGVVFEGHPDLRRILTWEGFEGHPERKDFPWRDPEWESPWRNRHPGKV comes from the coding sequence ATGAAAGATTCTTCTGTAAAAGCCGTCACCCCCCCCGACCGCTGGGACGTCTCACTCCTGAAGGAACGCTTCGCGGATAAGGCCCAAGTGTACGCCTCGCCGCAGGGCGACGTGTTCGCCGAGGTGGCAAGGGAGCATGTCTTCGAGGTCGCGAAGGCGCTCCATGCCGAGGGCTACGACTACTGCGCCGAGGTGACGGCCGTGGACTATCTCAAGCACAAGAGTTACCGGCCGGAGGAGGGAACGCCGCGCTTCACCGTGGTCTACGTGCTCTACTCCACCGTGAAGAACACGCAAATCATCCTGCGCGTGCCCGTGCCGGAGGACGACTGCAAAGCGCTGTCGCTTGCGCCCATCTGGAAGGGCGCGGACTGGTTCGAGCGCGAGGTCTACGACACGATGGGCGTCGTGTTCGAGGGGCACCCCGACCTGCGGCGCATTCTGACGTGGGAGGGCTTCGAGGGACATCCCGAGCGCAAGGATTTTCCATGGCGCGACCCCGAGTGGGAGAGCCCGTGGAGGAACCGGCACCCGGGGAAAGTCTAG
- a CDS encoding site-specific DNA-methyltransferase — MVVADSPKKKSYSLDAALNKVILGDALGVLKKLPGESVDMAFLDPPYFLQLPKKTLKRWSVKTHVDGVDDAWDKFDSFGEYDRFIRSLLHETKRVMKPNATLWIIATYHSIFRIGRIMQDLGYWILNDVIWLKTNPMPNWLGVRFTNATETLIWAVTDKKAKKYTFDKKSAKEFGVGKVGANVWTLPVCNGRERLKGENGEKLHSTQKPAELLRRVILTSTKEGDVVLDPVAGVGTTGYVAQALGRNFIMIEINGNYVEGIRERFQEPLKLGASLQHNYGGVAI; from the coding sequence ATGGTGGTCGCGGACAGCCCCAAGAAAAAGAGCTATTCCCTGGACGCGGCGCTCAACAAGGTCATCCTGGGCGACGCCCTCGGAGTGCTCAAGAAACTGCCCGGGGAGTCGGTGGATATGGCCTTCCTGGACCCGCCGTACTTTTTGCAGCTTCCCAAGAAGACGCTGAAAAGATGGAGCGTCAAAACGCACGTGGACGGGGTGGACGATGCATGGGACAAGTTCGACTCGTTCGGGGAGTACGACCGCTTCATCCGAAGTCTTCTCCATGAAACCAAGCGCGTCATGAAGCCCAACGCGACCCTCTGGATCATCGCCACCTACCACAGCATATTCCGCATCGGTCGGATCATGCAGGACCTGGGCTACTGGATACTGAACGACGTAATCTGGCTCAAGACGAACCCCATGCCCAACTGGCTGGGCGTCCGATTCACGAACGCCACGGAAACGCTCATCTGGGCCGTGACGGACAAGAAGGCGAAGAAATACACGTTCGACAAGAAGTCGGCCAAGGAATTCGGCGTGGGCAAGGTCGGCGCGAACGTGTGGACGCTTCCCGTTTGCAACGGCAGGGAGAGGCTGAAGGGCGAAAACGGAGAAAAACTCCACTCCACGCAGAAGCCCGCGGAATTGCTCCGAAGGGTGATCCTAACTTCGACAAAGGAAGGAGACGTCGTGCTGGACCCCGTGGCCGGCGTCGGTACCACGGGGTATGTCGCTCAGGCGCTGGGACGGAATTTTATAATGATCGAAATCAACGGAAACTACGTGGAAGGCATAAGAGAAAGATTTCAAGAACCCCTGAAGCTCGGTGCTTCCCTACAACACAATTACGGAGGCGTAGCAATATGA
- a CDS encoding D-tyrosyl-tRNA(Tyr) deacylase: protein MKAVVQRVSRANVSVDGEKVAEIGRGFVVLLGVERGDTDKEAGWLAEKIVNLRIFPAEGPEGEHKNMDRSLLEVGGSILAVSQFTLAGDCRKGRRPSFVRAAPPEEAEPLYEKFVAACRACGVRVETGRFGAMMGVELVNDGPVTILVETKG from the coding sequence GTGAAAGCCGTCGTCCAGCGTGTTTCCCGCGCGAACGTTTCCGTGGATGGGGAAAAAGTTGCGGAAATCGGCCGCGGCTTCGTCGTGCTCCTGGGCGTCGAGCGCGGCGACACGGATAAGGAAGCCGGGTGGCTCGCCGAGAAAATCGTCAACCTGAGAATCTTTCCGGCCGAAGGACCCGAGGGCGAGCACAAGAACATGGACCGCTCGCTACTCGAGGTGGGAGGCTCGATCCTCGCGGTCTCGCAGTTCACGCTCGCGGGCGACTGCCGCAAGGGGCGGCGCCCGTCGTTCGTGCGGGCCGCGCCGCCCGAAGAGGCCGAGCCGCTTTACGAAAAATTCGTCGCCGCATGCCGCGCGTGCGGCGTCCGGGTCGAGACGGGAAGATTCGGCGCCATGATGGGCGTGGAACTCGTGAACGACGGCCCCGTGACCATCCTGGTGGAGACGAAGGGGTAG
- a CDS encoding MGMT family protein — protein MSKEPARTVTVYEHGFLTTFRWSGGKIESVDIKRTSAERGKKTEGTEKERRWLRAFFAGRNVKGIPLDTGALTFFQKRVYKVVSAIPPGRTLTYGEVAKRIGRPRAARAVGQAMRANPHAPFMPCHRVVAADGLGGYSGKMHSKTKTALLEWERGRREKS, from the coding sequence ATGAGTAAAGAGCCCGCGCGGACCGTCACCGTGTACGAGCACGGTTTTCTCACTACGTTCCGCTGGAGCGGCGGAAAGATTGAAAGCGTTGACATTAAGCGCACCAGCGCCGAAAGGGGAAAAAAAACCGAAGGCACCGAGAAGGAGCGCCGCTGGCTCCGCGCCTTCTTCGCGGGACGGAACGTGAAAGGCATCCCGCTCGACACGGGCGCGCTCACGTTTTTTCAGAAAAGGGTCTACAAGGTGGTAAGCGCCATCCCGCCGGGGAGGACGTTGACGTACGGCGAGGTGGCGAAAAGAATCGGCCGCCCCCGCGCGGCGCGCGCCGTGGGGCAGGCCATGCGCGCGAACCCCCATGCGCCCTTCATGCCCTGCCACCGCGTCGTAGCGGCGGACGGCCTCGGCGGCTACAGCGGGAAGATGCACTCGAAGACCAAGACGGCGCTCCTTGAGTGGGAGCGGGGAAGGCGGGAAAAATCGTGA
- the murJ gene encoding murein biosynthesis integral membrane protein MurJ: MAGEREILRSASVVGANTLLSRILGYVRDRVIAYLLGTSLFADAFYALFRLPNTFRRLMGEGALTAAVVPVFTEVREREGEEAGWTLAARLFFVVGAVLAVVTLAGVVFSAQLLSVTGFAERHADVVLDDAVLLNRIIFPYLFFICLAALAMALLNSVGVFGPSAFTPVLLNLSIIAAALVFGRRMEEPVRALAWGVLAGGILQLSFQIPFLWRRGFRLRARGKILSRRVLEVAWLFVPAAFGAGITQINILVGTLVATYLDPGSVSSLYYADRVMELTYGVYALGIATVILPAMSRFAARGELERVKETLVFALRATFFIMIPSAAGLILLRGPIIETLFLGGSYDARSVEMTAFALLFYALGLAGYAAVKVVVAVFYAEKDTKTPVRAAFAAFAANVLLMAWLVGPLSHGGIALATSCAAYLNAGLLFAVFLKRRGRVALGELGASLARTLAATAVMGAVVWFVAEKISLHETAALGEKALRLGVVIAVGAAVYFLAAALLGAREIGELRSVFRRKLPESSRGAHE, encoded by the coding sequence GCGACCGCGTCATCGCGTACCTCCTGGGCACCTCGCTCTTCGCGGACGCGTTCTACGCGCTTTTTCGCCTCCCGAACACCTTCCGCCGCCTGATGGGTGAGGGCGCGCTCACGGCCGCCGTGGTTCCCGTCTTCACCGAGGTGCGCGAGCGCGAGGGCGAGGAGGCGGGCTGGACGCTCGCCGCGCGGCTTTTCTTCGTCGTCGGGGCCGTGCTGGCCGTCGTGACGCTCGCGGGCGTGGTCTTCTCGGCGCAGCTACTTTCCGTCACGGGCTTCGCCGAGCGGCATGCGGACGTCGTCCTAGATGACGCCGTCCTCCTGAACCGAATCATTTTCCCCTACCTCTTCTTCATATGCCTCGCCGCGCTCGCCATGGCGCTCCTCAACAGCGTGGGCGTCTTCGGGCCGTCGGCGTTCACGCCGGTGCTTCTGAATTTATCCATCATAGCCGCGGCGCTTGTTTTCGGGCGCCGCATGGAGGAGCCCGTGCGCGCCCTCGCGTGGGGCGTCCTCGCGGGAGGAATTCTTCAGCTTTCCTTCCAGATTCCGTTCCTCTGGCGGCGCGGCTTCCGCCTACGCGCGAGGGGAAAAATCCTGTCGCGGCGCGTCCTCGAGGTCGCGTGGCTTTTCGTTCCCGCCGCCTTCGGCGCGGGCATCACCCAAATCAACATTCTTGTGGGCACCTTGGTCGCCACCTACCTCGACCCGGGGAGCGTCTCCTCGCTCTACTACGCCGACCGCGTCATGGAGCTCACGTACGGCGTTTACGCCCTCGGCATCGCGACGGTCATCCTGCCCGCCATGAGCCGCTTCGCCGCGCGCGGCGAGCTCGAGCGCGTCAAGGAGACGCTCGTCTTCGCCCTTCGCGCCACCTTCTTCATCATGATTCCCTCCGCGGCGGGCCTCATCCTCCTTCGCGGGCCCATCATCGAGACGCTCTTTCTCGGCGGAAGCTACGACGCGCGCTCCGTGGAGATGACGGCGTTCGCGCTCCTCTTCTACGCCCTCGGGCTCGCGGGCTACGCGGCCGTGAAGGTGGTCGTGGCGGTCTTCTACGCGGAAAAGGACACGAAGACGCCCGTGCGCGCCGCGTTCGCGGCGTTCGCCGCAAACGTCCTGCTCATGGCGTGGCTCGTGGGGCCGCTCTCGCACGGGGGCATCGCGCTCGCGACCTCGTGCGCCGCCTACCTGAACGCGGGGCTCCTGTTCGCAGTCTTCCTCAAACGCAGGGGACGCGTCGCCCTGGGGGAATTGGGCGCCTCGCTTGCGCGCACCCTGGCGGCCACGGCCGTCATGGGGGCGGTCGTGTGGTTTGTCGCGGAGAAAATTTCTCTGCACGAGACCGCCGCGCTCGGCGAGAAGGCGTTGCGCCTGGGCGTTGTCATCGCCGTCGGCGCCGCGGTGTACTTCCTCGCGGCCGCGCTTCTTGGCGCCCGGGAAATCGGAGAGCTTCGCTCCGTGTTCCGGAGAAAACTTCCTGAATCTTCGAGAGGCGCCCATGAGTAA